DNA from Nitrospira sp.:
GGTCCAGCAACGTGATACGATAGGTCAACTCATCATCTTGATTAAAGGGCAAGCCTTTAAGTCCGTGTATCTCCACATGATCTGCGATGAAGGTGAACTGTCGGCCTGGACGCAGGATGGACTCGTTCTGCCCAGCGACTTTGATCGTGACACCCTCTCTCTTCTCAGTCTTCACCTTCGTATCCTTTTTGTCTCTCTCCTCTTTTTTCTGTCTCTTTTCCTTCTCTCGCGTTTCGAGTGAGACGCGCGCTCCTGGCTTCGCCACGATAGAATCCAGCTTGATCGGCTCCCCATCACCTTCCAGAACAACTTTTGAACGGTGTTTCAGATGATTCGCAACCACGGTGAGTTCGGATTCGGCCAGGGCCAGCTTTCGCCATGCCTTGTCCGGATATCTATCCTCTTTCAATTGATAGAGCGACGGGTCCGCCACTTCAATTGTGGAAGGCGCAAACGTGATCGCCTCGAAGTTCTCGATCCCGACTGAGTCCGCAACCATCCCACTCAGCGTGAAGGCATCCTGCGATTGCTTGGCACCGAGCACGAATTCCACACGCTCGGTGGTCAGCTCCACCTGGACCCGTGCCGGAATCGACCACAGCATGAGGCCGACCACCACAACGGACCCCATGAGGACTGGGGCAGTGACGAGCCAAATGGGATGAACTCGTTTCCACCAAGGGATGGGGCCGAACTCAACTCGCTTCGGCGGACGCTTGGCGAGCCGTTCGATGTCCTTGAGCAACTGGGAGAAACCTGCATGATCGACGCCTGCCTCCCAATCCACCAGGGATTGAAAGGTCCGTTGGGTAAAGCCAAGTGGAATATCACTCTCATTGATCTTGATGGGGAGATACTTGTCTTGCTTCTTGGCTTCGGCGGCTTCAGCTTGGACCCACTCGGATTCGACGGATTGTTCAGACCACACGACAATTGCGCATTTGGCCGCTGAAAGTTCCTGTCTTATTACTGCATTGAACGACCCGCCGGTGGGAATGTTGCGGTCCCACCAGACCGACCAGCCGTGCGTCTCTAATGTCTTCGCGAAACGTTCAACCCAAGGACGGTCTTTGCTGGAATAGCTGATGAAGATGTCGCTCATGGCCGGCACCTAACAGGATGTTGAAAAAGTCATCCAGCTTTGTTCTCGCATCGCTCAGAGGGCTCAACGTACCGAAGCGTACGCCTCGCCTCTTCGCTCGCTGCGGCCTTGCCGGAATGCCTTTTTGAACATCCTGTGGGATATTGAGATGGCATCTGTGATCGTTCGACAACGCCTTTGCCGGAAATGCGAAAATAGTTTTTCAACAGCCTGCTATGCCTGGATCTTCCGCTACCGTGCTGTCGGGCGGTGAAAGAACAGCACAGTCTGATGGAGAGGCTGGTTGGTATCGAGAAAATAGCCGTTGCAGACCAGGGCATACTGTCCTTCTTGCGCACTCCCCGCCTCCCATCGCACGGTGAACGGCCGGCCCCCCGGAATTCGGCGGAACACTTGCGTCATGAGTTCGCTCGATTCTTTGCCTCGAAAGACCTTGCAGGAAAGCCGCGCATCCCCGTTGGTTTTCATGGTGAACAGGTAGCCGTTGATCTTGTCGGGAGGCCGGGCGTGATAAAGGATCGCCGGCGCGATCTCTTCGTTTTCGGCCGGTGTTTCTTTTCCCAGGCGAATCAGCACCCCCAACTCATATGGGTTGAGTTTCTGATCCAACTGTCGTAGCACGGCGCCTGTCGGCCAGGTGTATTCGTTTACGGACTTGGCTTGCCAGCCCTTCGCCGGTTTCACCTTGTCGAGCCAATAGTACAGCCGGTAATCCTGCTCTCGAACGGTGAGATGAACGGGAGTCTGGCTCTGGAGGTAAAACCAAACCCGGAGTTGATCGGGCAGTTGCGTAGCGGGTTCCTGATAGTCGGCCAGGACGGAGATGACTTCAATATCGTAACCGGAGACCGGTTTCGGTTTGACTCCTTCGAAGCGATCGCCACGATTTTGGTAATCCAGATTCGGATCGGCCCAAAGAGGCAGGGGCAAAATGAGCCACACAAGGAGGAGGAAATTTCGCGTGAGTGTGCGACCCATGTCGGCACCAAAGGGAATGGTTGCGAATCGATTGTGTGACGATTTCAAATTCGCCGGCAGTATAATCCAGCTACGTAAGTGAGTCTAGCGAGGAGGCAAGCCCTGAACCGAGCGTATTGGAGGAGACGAAATCTGTACCTGGACCTTTGTGGCAGACACCGGCTGCGCTATGTATGTATGTATGTATGTATGTATGATGGACGAGATTGACAGCGCTCCACCCTCTGGAGCCGACAAGAAAATAGTTGGATTTGGTTAAAAAGAGGGTAAAAACACTGAGGCCAGCTCCTTTCGGAAACTGGCCTCGTACCCTGGCCCGAAGGCATAGGGGGGATAATTGTTATAAACTATAGCGCGGCAGACCTTTCTGTCAATCTGGTTATATGCTGTGGGAACAAGGGTTTTTGATCGGTCGTCCTACTCGCTCTCATCCGGCGGGCCACCTGACTTCGCAAGATCGTCCATCTTGATCTTGTCCGGATTGAACTTCTGCGCGGCCTGCGTCATGCGATCGAGGGCTTCATCGAACGACAAGGGCGGCGCATCTTTGGGACGAAAGCGAATGGGATTCACGCGGGCGACGACGAAGTTTTTGAGATAGGGACTGGTCAGCCCCTTGGCTTTGAGCGCTTCGACTTGTTTAACGATGAGATCATCCAGAGCCAGGACGGTCTTGGCGCGCTGCTGACGAATGGTCAACGCTCCCTGCATCGGTTCCTTCAGAAATTCATCCACCCGCCTCAGCACCGGATGGTAGGCTCCGCCGCTGAATCTCGGTCGCTCCTCGTAACAGAGGCCCAGCGTGATCAGCGCCGGTTCCTCGAACTCCAGCGCGTAC
Protein-coding regions in this window:
- a CDS encoding toll/interleukin-1 receptor domain-containing protein, producing the protein MSDIFISYSSKDRPWVERFAKTLETHGWSVWWDRNIPTGGSFNAVIRQELSAAKCAIVVWSEQSVESEWVQAEAAEAKKQDKYLPIKINESDIPLGFTQRTFQSLVDWEAGVDHAGFSQLLKDIERLAKRPPKRVEFGPIPWWKRVHPIWLVTAPVLMGSVVVVGLMLWSIPARVQVELTTERVEFVLGAKQSQDAFTLSGMVADSVGIENFEAITFAPSTIEVADPSLYQLKEDRYPDKAWRKLALAESELTVVANHLKHRSKVVLEGDGEPIKLDSIVAKPGARVSLETREKEKRQKKEERDKKDTKVKTEKREGVTIKVAGQNESILRPGRQFTFIADHVEIHGLKGLPFNQDDELTYRITLLDQPSRVMVKARSDELVLLPTFALGQSAHQVFGGVPVTTVDFTRQASEADGGRQTLVKGGARISALTSDGTITFPGYEHLLGTVSIKQDEAVGLEHLDGFTIQELSLTANRTGIHLRGEGMAKDIRTKSGQIPTQSRGLTALDALWHNARLEMFAAIVSAIFMYGLGAYRLLKEFKR